The following coding sequences are from one Hymenobacter sp. DG25A window:
- a CDS encoding vWA domain-containing protein, translating into MMTFLEGLRYSTLTGYTWEWARVLLLLPLVPLLFGIRWLLAYRNRRRLGVAFVAGRLRTDWSAVLRFLPDLMLALSLMFGLLALARPQRTDERVAQTGEGIDILLVLDVSGSMELQDLQPNRLEAAKRVAREFVDGRSGDRIGLVAFAGDAYSLAPLTTDYDLLRESLNELRLGMIANDGTAIGTALGVATNRMRDSPSSTKVCILLSDGENTAGNLDPLLAAQLAHAYGLRLYTIGLGQDGTIPFGTDEFGRPRYVETRLDESTMRQLAAAGGGQFFRATDTKVLRQIFRQIDRLEKSEIRQTRFRNTRDYYRYYLYWCVGLWVLWLGLKNTFLTNSMED; encoded by the coding sequence ATGATGACCTTTCTGGAAGGGCTTCGGTATAGCACGCTCACGGGATATACCTGGGAGTGGGCGCGGGTGCTGCTGTTGCTGCCGCTGGTACCCCTGCTGTTTGGTATCCGGTGGCTGCTGGCGTACCGCAACCGGCGCCGGCTGGGAGTGGCCTTTGTGGCGGGCCGGCTCCGCACCGACTGGAGCGCAGTGCTGCGGTTTCTGCCCGATTTAATGCTGGCCCTCAGCCTTATGTTTGGCCTGCTGGCCCTGGCCCGCCCCCAGCGCACCGATGAGCGGGTGGCGCAGACCGGGGAAGGCATTGATATTCTGCTGGTGCTGGATGTGTCGGGCTCCATGGAGCTGCAGGACCTGCAGCCCAACCGCCTAGAAGCCGCCAAGCGCGTAGCCCGGGAGTTTGTGGATGGCCGCTCCGGCGACCGGATCGGGCTGGTGGCCTTTGCCGGCGATGCGTACTCCCTGGCCCCCCTCACCACCGACTATGACCTGTTGCGCGAAAGCCTGAATGAGCTGCGACTGGGCATGATTGCCAACGATGGCACGGCCATTGGCACAGCCTTGGGCGTAGCCACCAACCGCATGCGCGACTCGCCGAGCAGCACCAAAGTGTGCATTCTGCTTTCTGATGGAGAAAACACGGCCGGCAACCTCGACCCGCTCTTGGCTGCCCAGCTGGCCCATGCCTACGGCCTGCGCCTGTACACCATCGGGCTGGGGCAGGATGGCACCATTCCCTTCGGCACCGATGAGTTTGGCCGCCCCCGCTACGTAGAAACCCGCCTGGATGAAAGCACTATGCGCCAGCTGGCAGCGGCCGGCGGCGGGCAGTTTTTCCGGGCCACCGACACCAAAGTTCTCCGGCAGATTTTCCGGCAGATAGACCGCCTCGAAAAATCCGAAATCCGCCAGACCCGCTTCCGCAATACCCGCGACTACTACCGGTATTACCTCTATTGGTGCGTGGGTTTGTGGGTGCTTTGGCTGGGCCTGAAGAATACTTTTCTTACTAATTCGATGGAAGACTAA
- a CDS encoding YggS family pyridoxal phosphate-dependent enzyme yields MSIAENIQQFEQELAGTNCRLVVVTKTHPVERLREAYAAGSRLFGENRVQEMAAKQPELPADIEWHLIGHLQTNKVKYIAPFVHTVESIDSLKLLVELDKQAARHNRVIHGLLQFYIAEEEAKTGLSLEEAEAILQSAEYKAMRHVQLTGVMGVATFTKDEDQLRREFQELKGYFDLLKTRYFADQPAFREISMGMSSDYRLAIAEGSTLIRVGSAIFGARG; encoded by the coding sequence ATGAGCATAGCCGAAAATATTCAGCAGTTTGAGCAAGAGCTGGCCGGTACCAACTGCCGGCTGGTGGTGGTAACCAAAACCCACCCCGTGGAGCGCCTGCGCGAAGCCTACGCGGCGGGCAGCCGCCTGTTTGGCGAAAACCGGGTGCAGGAAATGGCGGCCAAACAGCCGGAGCTGCCCGCTGATATTGAGTGGCACCTGATTGGGCATCTGCAGACCAACAAGGTAAAGTACATTGCCCCGTTTGTGCACACGGTAGAAAGCATCGACAGCCTGAAGCTGCTGGTAGAGTTGGATAAACAGGCCGCCCGGCATAACCGCGTCATTCATGGCCTGTTGCAGTTTTATATTGCGGAGGAGGAAGCCAAAACTGGCCTTTCGCTGGAAGAAGCTGAGGCTATTCTGCAATCGGCAGAGTATAAAGCCATGCGCCACGTGCAGCTGACCGGGGTGATGGGTGTGGCTACTTTCACGAAGGATGAAGACCAGCTGCGGCGGGAATTTCAGGAGCTGAAAGGCTATTTCGACCTGCTGAAAACCCGCTACTTCGCTGATCAGCCCGCTTTTCGGGAAATATCAATGGGCATGAGCTCCGACTATCGGCTGGCTATTGCTGAAGGCAGCACGCTCATTCGGGTGGGCAGCGCTATTTTTGGGGCCCGCGGGTAG
- the hutI gene encoding imidazolonepropionase has protein sequence MPFSLLIQNCRQLLTIASETGAAPQPLSREALADWVIIPDAYIACDGDTIVALGPMAELDARQITPETTVIDAAGRVVMPGLVECHTHLVFAGNRAHEFQRKLRGESYLDILASGGGILSTVRATRAATEVELLTQALHHLEGFRRYGITTIEAKSGYGLDKETELRLVRVAREAGRQQPAQVVCTFLGAHVVPPEFKGQPAAYLDYLVAEVLPELRGEAEFVDIFCEEGAFSLMDSQAYLAQAKQMGFQLKIHAEQLHNLGGCAMAAALGATSVDHCDFLSAEDAAHVAATGNTVAVLLPLVPLFLRQQQYAPGRELIRQGVPIAISTDFNPGSCPSKNLWLALSVACLNMGLTPREALAAVTLNAAWAINRQESIGSLEPGKRADILVLDVADYEEIPYWLGENPVHSVVIGGMLQPR, from the coding sequence ATGCCCTTTTCGCTTCTCATCCAGAATTGCCGCCAGCTCCTGACCATTGCCAGCGAAACCGGTGCCGCTCCGCAACCCCTGAGCAGAGAGGCGCTAGCAGATTGGGTGATAATTCCCGATGCTTATATAGCCTGTGACGGGGATACGATTGTAGCCCTGGGCCCCATGGCAGAGCTGGATGCCAGGCAGATAACACCAGAAACCACCGTGATAGATGCGGCCGGGCGCGTGGTTATGCCCGGGCTGGTGGAGTGCCACACCCACCTGGTGTTTGCCGGTAACCGGGCCCATGAGTTTCAGCGCAAGCTGCGCGGCGAGTCTTACCTGGATATTCTGGCCTCCGGCGGCGGCATTCTAAGCACCGTGCGGGCCACCCGGGCCGCCACGGAAGTTGAGCTGCTCACCCAGGCCCTGCACCATCTGGAGGGCTTTCGGCGCTACGGAATAACTACAATTGAAGCCAAAAGCGGCTACGGCCTGGATAAGGAAACGGAGTTGCGTCTGGTGCGCGTGGCCCGCGAAGCCGGTCGCCAGCAGCCAGCCCAGGTGGTTTGCACGTTTCTGGGCGCCCACGTGGTGCCGCCGGAGTTTAAAGGGCAGCCCGCCGCTTACCTCGATTATCTGGTAGCGGAAGTATTGCCGGAGCTGCGGGGCGAGGCCGAGTTCGTGGATATTTTCTGCGAGGAAGGCGCCTTCAGCCTTATGGATTCGCAGGCGTATCTGGCGCAGGCAAAGCAGATGGGCTTTCAGCTGAAAATCCATGCCGAGCAGCTGCACAACCTGGGCGGCTGTGCCATGGCTGCCGCGCTGGGCGCCACCAGCGTAGACCACTGCGACTTTCTTTCCGCAGAGGATGCGGCCCATGTGGCGGCTACGGGCAACACGGTAGCGGTGCTGCTGCCATTGGTGCCGCTGTTTCTACGCCAGCAGCAGTACGCGCCGGGCCGGGAGCTTATTCGGCAAGGAGTGCCCATTGCCATCAGCACTGATTTCAACCCCGGTTCCTGCCCCAGCAAAAACCTGTGGCTAGCGCTGTCGGTGGCCTGCCTGAATATGGGCCTCACGCCTCGCGAAGCCCTGGCCGCCGTTACGCTGAACGCCGCCTGGGCCATCAATCGGCAGGAAAGCATCGGGAGCCTAGAGCCCGGCAAACGCGCCGATATCCTGGTGCTGGACGTAGCCGACTATGAAGAAATACCCTACTGGCTGGGCGAAAACCCGGTGCACAGTGTCGTAATTGGGGGTATGCTCCAGCCGCGCTAG
- a CDS encoding DUF423 domain-containing protein, producing MSARLILQLAAFLGALGVGIGAFGAHGLRPMLEAAGRFDTFETAVRYQFYHTLALAAVGVLLAARPELRGLGLTAGLWLGGMVLFCGSLFALCFTGYTKLGAVAPIGGLLFIAGWISLLIAARQL from the coding sequence ATGTCTGCTCGTCTGATTCTGCAACTTGCTGCTTTCCTAGGTGCGCTGGGCGTAGGCATTGGCGCGTTTGGCGCGCACGGACTGCGGCCCATGCTGGAAGCCGCCGGCCGCTTCGATACGTTTGAAACCGCTGTGCGCTATCAGTTTTACCACACGCTGGCCCTGGCCGCCGTGGGCGTGTTGCTGGCTGCCCGCCCCGAGCTGCGCGGCCTGGGCCTCACTGCTGGCCTGTGGCTGGGCGGCATGGTGCTGTTCTGCGGCTCCCTTTTCGCGCTGTGCTTTACGGGCTACACCAAGCTGGGCGCCGTGGCCCCTATTGGCGGCCTGCTGTTTATTGCAGGCTGGATTAGCCTGCTGATAGCCGCCCGCCAGCTGTAG